The following are encoded together in the Labrys wisconsinensis genome:
- a CDS encoding FadR/GntR family transcriptional regulator, protein MSLHAKLLDQLGQSIVRGDLAPGDPLPNADDWSAAHGVSRTVLREVIKVLAGKGMVEARPKVGTRIRQRSDWNFLDPDVLAWRYGATARFEDARSLFELRRAIEPMAVALAADRAGEAEVAQLEELYARMEHYVDDNERFAQADLAFHQAILRMTGNELFGSLAALTETAMLISFRLSDDNPYGQRPSLPIHKRICDCIARHDPSGARDALVELLDRAEADVSRSIAARRKSDG, encoded by the coding sequence ATGAGCCTTCACGCAAAGCTGCTGGATCAGCTCGGTCAAAGCATCGTCCGGGGAGATCTCGCGCCCGGTGATCCCCTGCCGAACGCGGACGACTGGAGCGCGGCGCACGGCGTGAGCCGCACGGTCCTGCGCGAGGTGATCAAGGTGCTCGCCGGCAAGGGCATGGTCGAGGCGCGGCCCAAGGTCGGCACGCGCATCCGCCAGCGCAGCGACTGGAACTTCCTCGATCCCGACGTGCTGGCCTGGCGCTACGGCGCAACCGCCCGTTTCGAGGACGCGCGCTCTCTCTTCGAGTTGAGGCGGGCGATCGAGCCGATGGCCGTCGCCCTTGCGGCGGACCGTGCGGGCGAGGCGGAGGTTGCGCAGCTGGAGGAGCTCTATGCCAGGATGGAGCACTATGTCGACGACAACGAACGGTTCGCGCAGGCAGACCTGGCGTTCCACCAGGCCATCCTGCGCATGACGGGCAACGAGCTGTTCGGATCGCTGGCAGCCCTGACCGAGACGGCCATGCTGATCAGCTTCCGGCTGTCCGACGACAATCCCTATGGCCAGCGCCCGTCGCTGCCCATCCACAAGCGCATCTGCGACTGCATCGCGCGGCACGATCCATCCGGCGCACGGGATGCCCTGGTCGAGCTCCTGGACCGGGCCGAAGCGGATGTCAGCCGTTCCATCGCCGCCCGGCGCAAGTCGGACGGATGA
- a CDS encoding carbohydrate ABC transporter permease: MEHTSPLERIVRGVLIALVLLFFLFPIFWIVLMSFQTNEDILRIPPSPFFSPTLSNYQALITGKLTSASGTLDIAFMKNLGNSVLLSAVSVAVALILGVPAAYAFARFKFRMSEDIAFTLLSFRFAPPLLVLLPLSLFFRDLGLTDTYLGLIWVYQLIALPLILWIVRGYFEDISPDIEHAYRVAGHSWWRTFTRIAVPLAGPGIAAAGLLAFIFCWNNFVFALILASADKQPVTVGALAFVTASGIQYGQVAAAIVLSVTPTLLLALYAQRYLVEGLSLGAVKG; this comes from the coding sequence ATGGAACACACCTCGCCCCTGGAGCGGATCGTGCGCGGCGTGCTGATCGCGCTGGTGCTGCTCTTCTTCCTGTTCCCGATCTTCTGGATCGTCCTGATGTCGTTCCAGACGAACGAGGACATCCTGCGCATTCCGCCGAGCCCGTTCTTCTCGCCGACCCTGTCGAACTACCAGGCGCTGATCACCGGCAAGCTCACCTCGGCCTCCGGCACGCTCGACATCGCCTTCATGAAGAACCTCGGCAACAGCGTGCTGCTCTCCGCCGTCTCGGTGGCCGTCGCCCTGATCCTCGGCGTGCCGGCGGCCTATGCCTTCGCCCGCTTCAAGTTCCGCATGAGCGAGGACATCGCCTTCACGCTGCTCTCCTTCCGCTTCGCCCCGCCGCTGCTGGTGCTGCTGCCCCTGTCGCTGTTCTTCCGCGACCTCGGCCTCACCGACACCTATCTCGGCCTGATCTGGGTCTACCAGCTCATCGCCCTGCCGCTGATCCTGTGGATCGTCCGCGGCTATTTCGAAGACATCTCGCCCGACATCGAGCATGCCTACCGCGTCGCCGGCCACAGCTGGTGGCGCACCTTCACCCGCATCGCCGTGCCGCTCGCCGGGCCCGGCATCGCCGCGGCCGGGCTGCTCGCCTTCATCTTCTGTTGGAACAATTTCGTGTTCGCGCTGATCCTGGCCTCGGCCGACAAACAGCCGGTGACGGTCGGGGCGCTCGCCTTCGTCACCGCCTCGGGCATCCAGTACGGGCAGGTCGCCGCGGCCATCGTGCTGTCGGTGACGCCGACCCTGCTCCTCGCCCTCTATGCCCAGCGCTACCTCGTCGAGGGCCTGTCGCTCGGCGCGGTGAAAGGCTGA
- a CDS encoding 2-hydroxyacid dehydrogenase, producing MTASPDASPTTSIVIIGDRFMLPGMFERAIRDKCGDRPVDIRSHEMPWPDEPMEHGYAKAGMDGLKEYQGDADEIVSLVGDAEIVVTQLAPFSAGMMDRLPNLRLIAVSRGGPVNIDMAAARARKIRVVNTPGRNASAVAEFTIGAILAETRLITRGHESLRRGEWRGDLYRADLTGEELSEMTVGVVGYGHVGTKVVRLLKAFGCRVLVHDPYVQLSVDDLNDGVEQASMERLIAESDVVTLHARVTAETRGFFGTAQFAAMKPGAFFVNTARGPLVDYAALTEALKSRHLRGAAIETFAVEPVPPDWELLQLDNVTLTPHIAGASVKTVKYAAERAAEEVRRYLAGEPPLNPC from the coding sequence ATGACCGCTTCGCCCGACGCCTCGCCGACCACCTCCATCGTCATCATCGGCGATCGCTTCATGCTGCCCGGCATGTTCGAGCGGGCGATCCGCGACAAGTGCGGCGACCGGCCGGTCGACATCCGCTCGCACGAGATGCCCTGGCCGGACGAGCCGATGGAGCACGGCTACGCCAAGGCCGGCATGGATGGGCTGAAGGAGTACCAGGGCGACGCCGACGAGATCGTCAGCCTGGTGGGGGATGCCGAGATCGTGGTGACGCAGCTCGCCCCGTTCTCCGCCGGCATGATGGATCGCCTGCCCAACCTCAGGCTGATCGCCGTCTCGCGCGGCGGACCGGTCAACATCGACATGGCGGCCGCGCGGGCGCGCAAGATCCGGGTGGTCAACACCCCAGGTCGCAACGCCAGCGCCGTGGCCGAGTTCACCATCGGCGCCATCCTGGCCGAGACGCGGCTGATCACCCGCGGCCATGAGAGCCTGCGCCGGGGCGAGTGGCGCGGCGATCTCTACCGTGCCGACCTCACCGGCGAGGAGCTCTCGGAGATGACCGTCGGCGTCGTCGGCTACGGCCATGTCGGCACCAAGGTGGTGCGCCTGCTCAAGGCCTTCGGCTGCCGCGTGCTGGTGCACGATCCCTATGTCCAGCTCTCGGTCGACGACCTCAACGACGGCGTCGAGCAGGCGTCGATGGAGCGCCTGATCGCCGAGAGCGACGTCGTCACCCTGCATGCGCGCGTCACCGCCGAGACCCGCGGCTTCTTCGGCACGGCGCAGTTCGCCGCGATGAAGCCCGGTGCCTTCTTCGTCAACACCGCCCGCGGCCCCCTGGTCGACTATGCCGCCCTGACCGAGGCGTTGAAGAGCCGGCACCTGCGCGGCGCCGCCATCGAGACGTTCGCCGTCGAGCCGGTGCCGCCGGACTGGGAGCTCCTGCAGCTCGACAACGTGACGCTCACCCCGCACATCGCCGGCGCCTCGGTCAAGACGGTGAAATACGCCGCCGAGCGCGCCGCCGAGGAGGTCCGGCGCTATCTCGCCGGCGAGCCGCCGCTCAACCCGTGCTGA
- a CDS encoding carbohydrate ABC transporter permease — protein sequence MTAAAPLKRRRKAQVLPYLLSLPALLVCIGILVPFVTAVYYSMMRFRLNMPAMKGFIWFGNYLAFLSDAEFWNTVRVSLTYTVLTVGIELVLGLMIAMLLVRRTRFNDLASILLLLPLMTAPAIAALMWKLMTNPNFGVLSYFVQSLGFEDFKWASDTRTAMLTVVLVDVWVYTPFIMILLLAGLRSLPQQPFEAAALDGVPRRFVFFRITLPMLMPYIITAALFRLLDSIQQFDIIYAMTQGGPGNTLMAFQVRAYIEFYSYTNVGRSAALLVILWAITYALSNVFIKQWLKLRERAHGTA from the coding sequence ATGACAGCTGCCGCCCCCCTCAAGCGCCGCCGCAAGGCCCAAGTCCTGCCCTATCTCCTCAGCCTGCCCGCGCTCCTGGTGTGCATCGGCATCCTCGTGCCCTTCGTCACCGCGGTCTATTATTCGATGATGCGCTTCCGCCTGAACATGCCGGCGATGAAGGGCTTCATCTGGTTCGGCAATTATCTCGCCTTCCTCTCCGACGCCGAGTTCTGGAACACGGTCAGGGTGTCGCTCACCTATACCGTGCTCACCGTCGGCATCGAGCTGGTGCTCGGCCTGATGATCGCCATGCTGCTGGTCAGGCGCACGCGCTTCAACGACCTCGCCTCGATCCTGCTGCTGCTGCCGCTGATGACGGCGCCGGCCATCGCCGCGCTGATGTGGAAGCTGATGACCAACCCGAATTTCGGGGTCCTCTCCTATTTCGTGCAGAGCCTGGGCTTCGAGGACTTCAAATGGGCCTCCGACACCCGCACGGCCATGCTGACCGTCGTGCTGGTCGATGTCTGGGTCTACACGCCCTTCATCATGATCCTGCTGCTGGCCGGCTTGCGCTCGCTGCCGCAGCAGCCCTTCGAGGCCGCCGCGCTCGACGGCGTGCCGCGCCGCTTCGTCTTCTTCCGCATCACCCTGCCGATGCTGATGCCCTACATCATCACCGCGGCGCTGTTCCGCCTGCTCGACAGCATCCAGCAGTTCGACATCATCTACGCCATGACGCAGGGCGGCCCGGGCAACACGCTGATGGCCTTCCAGGTGCGCGCCTATATCGAGTTCTATTCCTACACCAATGTCGGCCGCTCGGCGGCGCTCCTGGTGATCCTGTGGGCGATCACCTATGCCTTGTCGAACGTCTTCATCAAGCAATGGCTGAAGCTGCGCGAGCGCGCGCACGGCACGGCGTGA
- a CDS encoding class II aldolase/adducin family protein, producing the protein MSELDRLLALSARIGADPALVQGAGGNTSIKQDGVLTIKASGAWLAHALEKPIMVPVRLDPLLRAVERDDPASETSVDFVVAEANPQGLRPSIETTMHAVLPQRIVVHVHCVETIAWAVRWDAKAALSQELAGFDWAFVPYARPGRPLTRAILAALRPGVSVLVLGNHGLVVAGETVDEAQALLAAVSARLRRPVRKAPPSDPAALERAAAGSRYRPAADPATHAAATDPASFLLATSGSLYPDHVIFLGPAAVPLPPGAAPDAMAALAGRPALPMLLAEGAGVLLHEAATPGAAALARCLADVAARIDPRARLRQLSPAEEDALTNWDAEKYRQALDRKAP; encoded by the coding sequence ATGTCCGAGCTCGACCGTCTCCTCGCCCTCTCCGCCCGCATCGGCGCCGACCCGGCCCTGGTCCAGGGCGCCGGCGGCAACACCTCGATCAAGCAGGACGGGGTCCTGACCATCAAGGCCTCCGGCGCCTGGCTGGCCCATGCGCTGGAGAAGCCGATCATGGTGCCCGTGCGCCTCGATCCGCTGCTCCGGGCGGTCGAGCGCGACGATCCCGCCTCCGAGACCTCGGTCGACTTCGTCGTCGCCGAGGCCAATCCGCAGGGACTGCGGCCCTCGATCGAGACCACCATGCACGCCGTGCTGCCGCAGCGGATCGTGGTGCACGTCCATTGCGTCGAGACCATCGCCTGGGCCGTGCGCTGGGATGCGAAGGCTGCTCTGTCGCAGGAGCTGGCCGGCTTCGACTGGGCCTTCGTGCCCTATGCTCGGCCGGGCCGCCCCCTCACCCGCGCCATCCTCGCGGCGCTGCGCCCCGGCGTCAGCGTGCTCGTGCTCGGCAATCACGGGCTGGTGGTCGCGGGCGAGACGGTGGACGAGGCGCAGGCGCTGCTCGCCGCCGTCTCGGCGCGGCTGCGCCGACCCGTCCGCAAGGCGCCGCCTTCCGACCCTGCGGCGCTGGAACGGGCCGCGGCCGGCTCGCGCTACCGTCCCGCCGCCGATCCGGCGACCCATGCGGCGGCCACCGATCCCGCGAGCTTCCTCCTCGCCACATCGGGCTCGCTCTATCCCGATCACGTCATCTTCCTCGGCCCCGCCGCCGTGCCGCTGCCGCCCGGCGCCGCCCCGGACGCCATGGCCGCACTGGCCGGACGGCCGGCCCTGCCGATGCTGTTGGCGGAGGGCGCCGGCGTGCTGCTGCACGAAGCCGCCACGCCCGGCGCCGCCGCCCTCGCCCGCTGCCTCGCCGACGTCGCCGCCCGCATCGACCCCCGCGCCCGCCTGCGCCAGCTTTCCCCGGCCGAGGAGGACGCGCTCACCAACTGGGACGCGGAGAAATACCGCCAGGCCCTCGACCGCAAGGCGCCATAA
- a CDS encoding extracellular solute-binding protein, with protein sequence MSEKAKDFFRQFKAGRISRRELMEGAGKLGLTAAAANFMLNAAATQAIAADFDWQKFKGQKIKLLLNKHPYADAMIADIDNFKTLTGMDVSYDIFPEDVYFDKVTAALSSKSDQYDAFMTGAYMTWTYGPAGWIDDLNEYIKDPAKTNPAYAWDDVLPGLRASTAWNGVPGGELGSADAKQWCIPWGYELNSITYNRKMYEKAGIEPAKNMPDLVEKSAKLTKDLGGPYGIGVRGSRSWASIHPGFLSGYSNYGQRDLKVTDGKLSAAMNTAESKAYHKLFVEMVQNSGPKNWSTYTWYQVGTDLGAGASATIFDADILGYFMNGGDNKEKGNLGFHAFAANPDAKAPTPNVWIWSLAMNAAGKQKDAAWYFMQWASSTEHDMFGARKMDFVNPVRASVWKDEEFRSRIDKSYNGYLAQHDASAPGAKIYFTPQPLFFDVTTQWAETLQKMVAKEVPVDDGLDQLAASIDKQLKDAGLG encoded by the coding sequence AGGCCATCGCCGCCGACTTCGACTGGCAGAAGTTCAAGGGGCAGAAGATCAAGCTGCTCCTCAACAAGCACCCCTATGCCGACGCGATGATCGCCGACATCGACAATTTCAAGACGCTCACCGGCATGGATGTCAGCTACGACATCTTCCCCGAGGACGTCTATTTCGACAAGGTGACGGCCGCCCTCTCCTCCAAGTCCGACCAGTACGACGCCTTCATGACCGGCGCCTACATGACCTGGACCTATGGTCCTGCGGGCTGGATCGACGACCTCAACGAGTACATCAAGGACCCGGCCAAGACCAATCCCGCCTATGCCTGGGACGACGTGCTGCCCGGCCTTCGCGCCTCCACCGCCTGGAACGGCGTGCCCGGCGGCGAGCTCGGCTCGGCCGATGCCAAGCAATGGTGCATCCCCTGGGGCTATGAGCTCAACTCGATCACCTACAACAGGAAGATGTACGAGAAGGCCGGCATCGAGCCCGCCAAGAACATGCCGGACCTCGTGGAGAAGTCGGCCAAGCTGACCAAGGACCTCGGCGGCCCCTACGGCATCGGCGTCCGCGGCTCGCGCTCCTGGGCCTCGATCCATCCCGGATTCCTCTCCGGCTATTCCAACTACGGCCAGCGCGACCTCAAGGTCACCGACGGTAAGCTGTCCGCGGCGATGAACACCGCGGAATCAAAGGCTTACCACAAGCTGTTCGTGGAAATGGTCCAGAACTCCGGCCCGAAGAACTGGTCGACCTACACCTGGTACCAGGTCGGCACCGACCTCGGCGCCGGCGCCTCCGCCACCATCTTCGACGCCGACATCCTCGGCTATTTCATGAATGGCGGCGACAACAAGGAGAAGGGCAATCTCGGCTTCCACGCCTTTGCCGCCAATCCGGACGCCAAGGCGCCGACCCCGAACGTCTGGATCTGGTCGCTGGCGATGAACGCCGCCGGCAAGCAGAAGGACGCCGCCTGGTACTTCATGCAGTGGGCTTCCTCCACCGAGCACGACATGTTCGGCGCCCGCAAGATGGACTTCGTCAATCCGGTCCGCGCCTCCGTCTGGAAGGACGAGGAATTCCGCAGCCGCATCGACAAGTCCTATAACGGCTATCTCGCCCAGCACGACGCCTCGGCGCCGGGCGCGAAGATCTACTTCACCCCGCAGCCGCTGTTCTTCGACGTCACCACCCAATGGGCCGAGACGCTGCAGAAGATGGTGGCCAAGGAAGTGCCTGTCGACGACGGCCTCGACCAGCTCGCGGCCTCGATCGACAAGCAGCTCAAGGACGCCGGCCTCGGCTGA
- a CDS encoding ABC transporter ATP-binding protein, producing the protein MSDIALTIDGVDKIYQRRGKPPVHAVKALDMAVGKGEIVALLGSSGCGKTSTLRMIAGFEAVTHGSISLAGRRIEHLPPAGRNVAMAFEGYSLYPPLTVRDNIAFALKSSRMSAEDIARSIGEVAALVEIEKILDRYPSSISGGQQQRASLARALVRRADLYLLDEPMGQLEPQLRAVLRGRLKNLLVERGMTSIFVTHDQTEANALADRIAVMEGGVLQQFASQKALKERPANLFVATFIGEPPMNVFDARIENGDRLRFAVAGGPTLDFAAADLPQAVRAAIGQRSEAVIGVRPHAVRLGAGPHEARIVSNQWLGDQSHLALEVAGKLLVAVSHAAVAARPGETLRYALNAADLHVFDAGSGAAVSHGTEAA; encoded by the coding sequence ATGTCTGACATCGCGCTCACGATCGATGGCGTCGACAAGATCTACCAGCGCCGCGGCAAGCCGCCGGTGCATGCGGTCAAGGCTCTCGACATGGCGGTGGGCAAGGGCGAGATCGTGGCGCTCCTCGGCTCGTCCGGCTGCGGCAAGACCTCGACGCTGCGCATGATCGCCGGCTTCGAAGCGGTCACCCATGGCTCGATCTCCCTGGCCGGCCGCCGCATCGAGCACCTGCCGCCGGCCGGGCGCAACGTCGCCATGGCCTTCGAGGGCTATTCGCTCTATCCCCCGCTCACGGTGCGCGACAACATCGCCTTCGCCCTGAAATCCTCGCGCATGAGCGCGGAGGACATCGCCAGGTCGATCGGCGAGGTGGCGGCGCTGGTCGAGATCGAGAAGATCCTCGACCGCTATCCCTCCTCCATATCAGGCGGCCAGCAGCAGCGCGCCAGCCTCGCCCGCGCCCTGGTTCGGCGCGCCGATCTCTATCTCCTCGACGAGCCGATGGGCCAACTCGAGCCGCAGCTCAGGGCCGTGCTGCGCGGCCGCCTCAAGAACCTGCTGGTCGAGCGCGGCATGACCTCGATCTTCGTCACCCACGACCAGACCGAGGCCAATGCCCTGGCCGACCGCATCGCGGTGATGGAAGGCGGCGTGCTGCAGCAGTTCGCCAGCCAGAAGGCCCTCAAGGAACGGCCAGCCAACCTGTTCGTCGCCACGTTCATCGGCGAGCCACCCATGAACGTCTTCGATGCCCGGATCGAGAACGGCGACCGCCTGCGCTTCGCGGTCGCCGGCGGCCCGACGCTCGACTTCGCCGCCGCCGACCTGCCGCAGGCCGTGCGCGCGGCGATCGGGCAGCGGAGCGAGGCCGTGATCGGCGTGCGCCCGCACGCGGTGCGCCTCGGCGCCGGCCCGCACGAGGCCCGCATCGTCTCCAACCAATGGCTCGGCGACCAGAGCCACCTGGCGCTGGAGGTGGCGGGCAAGCTCCTGGTGGCGGTATCGCACGCCGCGGTGGCGGCGAGGCCCGGCGAGACGCTGCGCTACGCCCTCAACGCGGCCGACCTGCACGTCTTCGATGCCGGGTCGGGGGCGGCGGTGTCGCACGGCACGGAGGCGGCGTGA
- a CDS encoding FGGY-family carbohydrate kinase, with translation MTPDILIGIDAGTSVIKSVAFTLAGEQVAMASRPNSYATPGPGQVEQDMLRTWADAAATLRDLGDMVPDLAARTAALAVTGQGDGTWLVDAEGEPVGGGLLWLDSRAASLVAGYMATDAYARHYALTGSGLNACMASGQIAWMKRHQPERIARATTTLHCKDWLYFKLTGERVTDPSEANFTFGNYRTRDYEPFILEAMGIADCRRLLPPIVEGTRTAGRLSPAAASVTGLPSGLPIVLGYLDTVCTALGSGLYERDDDVGVSIFGSTGMHMRFAATPDDVRLNADRTGYTKCFPVPGASAQMQSNMAATLNIDWLLDVAREAAAMAGAEVTRGELLAGMDGRVLAATPGAAVYHPYIFEAGERGPFLDPNARAQFTGLSTRTGFADLMRAVYEGLAFAARDCYLAAGSIPREVRLGGGAARSAAIRLILASALGVPVRTVKREEAGAAGAVMMAAVNLGLYPDLAACAEAWVTPRLGEATAPDPGLLRLYDGLFSVYRTVREAMPPAWAALNSVRQERTP, from the coding sequence ATGACCCCCGACATCCTCATCGGCATCGACGCCGGCACCTCCGTCATCAAGTCCGTCGCCTTCACCCTCGCCGGCGAGCAGGTCGCCATGGCCTCGCGGCCCAACAGCTACGCCACCCCGGGGCCCGGCCAGGTCGAGCAGGACATGCTGCGCACCTGGGCGGACGCGGCCGCGACGCTGCGCGATCTCGGCGACATGGTGCCCGATCTCGCCGCCCGCACCGCGGCGCTCGCGGTCACCGGCCAGGGCGACGGCACCTGGCTGGTCGACGCCGAGGGCGAGCCGGTCGGCGGCGGCCTGCTCTGGCTCGACAGCCGCGCCGCTTCGCTGGTCGCCGGCTACATGGCGACCGACGCCTATGCCCGGCATTACGCCCTCACCGGCTCCGGGCTCAACGCCTGCATGGCCTCCGGGCAGATCGCCTGGATGAAGCGCCACCAGCCCGAGCGCATCGCCCGGGCGACCACCACCCTGCACTGCAAGGACTGGCTCTACTTCAAGCTGACCGGCGAGCGCGTCACCGACCCCTCCGAGGCCAACTTCACCTTCGGCAACTACCGCACCCGGGACTACGAGCCCTTCATCCTCGAGGCCATGGGCATCGCCGATTGCCGCCGCCTGCTGCCGCCGATCGTCGAGGGCACCCGGACGGCCGGGCGCCTCTCGCCCGCCGCCGCCTCCGTCACCGGGCTGCCGTCCGGGCTGCCGATCGTGCTCGGCTATCTCGACACGGTGTGCACGGCGCTGGGCAGCGGCCTCTACGAGCGCGACGACGATGTCGGCGTCTCGATCTTCGGCTCCACCGGCATGCACATGCGCTTCGCCGCGACGCCCGACGACGTGCGGCTCAACGCCGACCGCACCGGCTACACCAAGTGCTTCCCGGTGCCGGGCGCCTCGGCGCAGATGCAGTCCAACATGGCGGCGACGCTCAACATCGACTGGCTGCTCGACGTGGCGCGCGAGGCGGCCGCCATGGCCGGGGCCGAGGTGACACGCGGGGAGCTGCTCGCCGGCATGGACGGCCGCGTGCTCGCCGCCACGCCCGGCGCGGCGGTCTACCACCCCTATATCTTCGAGGCCGGCGAGCGCGGCCCTTTCCTCGACCCCAACGCCCGGGCGCAGTTCACCGGCCTCTCCACCCGCACCGGCTTCGCCGACCTGATGCGGGCCGTCTATGAGGGCCTCGCCTTCGCCGCGCGCGACTGCTATCTCGCCGCCGGCTCGATCCCGCGCGAGGTGCGGCTCGGGGGCGGAGCGGCGCGCTCGGCCGCCATCCGCCTGATCCTCGCCTCGGCGCTCGGCGTGCCGGTGCGCACGGTCAAGCGCGAGGAGGCCGGCGCGGCCGGCGCCGTCATGATGGCGGCGGTCAATCTCGGCCTCTATCCCGACCTGGCGGCCTGCGCCGAGGCCTGGGTCACGCCGCGGCTCGGCGAGGCCACCGCGCCCGATCCGGGACTGCTCCGGCTTTATGACGGGCTGTTTTCCGTCTATCGCACGGTCCGCGAAGCGATGCCGCCGGCATGGGCCGCGCTCAACTCCGTCAGACAGGAACGAACCCCATGA
- a CDS encoding ABC transporter ATP-binding protein has product MAQIELTGLAKAFKTGPVFSDLSLVAETGEIVVVFGPSGAGKTVLLRLVAGVAEPDAGAVRLDGRDVTDAPPETRGVGMAFQNFALFPHMSAYDNIASALTAGRCSPEAIKGRVEAVAKLLKIGHVLQHQPRELSNGQKQRTALARALAAEPKVLLLDDPLRNVDAKLRYEMRLELPSLLKASGSTVLYVTQDYKEAMALGDRIAVLLDGGLAQVATPAQIYREPASLGVARLFGDPTINLVPVSPQASPAGPRIELGGKVLHLPASYAHAAGTDCVLGLRPEAILAADRPEPESFPVEVVAVTPLNEKTVLLLRTDDGRELLASEAGNEEAPRRHGPAHARFDAAAILLFEAAGGRRIAPRAA; this is encoded by the coding sequence ATGGCCCAGATCGAGCTCACCGGCCTCGCCAAGGCCTTCAAGACCGGCCCCGTCTTCTCCGACCTCTCGCTGGTGGCCGAGACGGGCGAGATCGTCGTGGTCTTCGGCCCCTCCGGCGCCGGCAAGACCGTGCTGCTGCGCCTCGTCGCCGGCGTCGCCGAGCCGGATGCCGGCGCGGTCCGGCTGGACGGCCGTGACGTCACCGACGCCCCGCCCGAGACGCGCGGCGTCGGCATGGCCTTCCAGAACTTCGCGCTGTTCCCGCACATGAGCGCCTACGACAACATCGCCAGCGCCCTCACCGCCGGCCGGTGCTCGCCCGAGGCGATCAAGGGCCGGGTCGAGGCGGTGGCGAAGCTCCTCAAGATCGGCCATGTCCTGCAGCACCAGCCGCGCGAGCTCTCCAACGGCCAGAAGCAGCGCACCGCCCTGGCGCGGGCGCTGGCCGCCGAGCCCAAGGTGCTGCTGCTCGACGATCCCCTGCGCAATGTCGACGCCAAGCTGCGCTACGAGATGCGCCTGGAGCTGCCCTCGTTGCTCAAGGCCTCGGGCTCGACCGTGCTCTACGTCACCCAGGACTACAAGGAGGCCATGGCCCTCGGCGACCGCATCGCCGTGCTGCTCGATGGCGGCCTCGCCCAGGTCGCCACGCCGGCGCAGATCTATCGCGAGCCTGCGAGCCTCGGCGTTGCCCGCCTGTTCGGCGACCCCACCATCAACCTGGTGCCGGTCTCGCCGCAGGCCTCGCCCGCCGGCCCGCGCATCGAGCTCGGCGGCAAGGTCCTGCACCTGCCGGCGTCCTATGCCCATGCCGCCGGCACGGACTGCGTGCTCGGCCTCCGCCCGGAGGCGATCCTGGCCGCGGACCGTCCGGAGCCCGAGAGCTTCCCGGTCGAGGTGGTGGCGGTGACGCCGCTCAACGAGAAGACCGTGCTGCTGCTGCGCACCGACGACGGCCGCGAGCTGCTGGCCTCCGAGGCCGGCAACGAGGAGGCGCCGCGCCGGCACGGGCCGGCCCATGCCCGCTTCGACGCCGCCGCCATCCTCTTGTTCGAGGCCGCCGGTGGCCGCCGCATCGCGCCGAGGGCCGCGTGA
- a CDS encoding transposase → MARLARVVIPGLPHHVTQRGNGRQRTFFGEEDYQFYLACLAAGCRAAEVEVWGWCLMPSHVHLILVPSDADGLRRALAPAHRRYAGTIHARRKRTGHFWQGRYGAVAMDEDYLAAALRYVALNPVRARLVRAAQDWRWSSTQAHLTGTDDGLTALEPVRRRFGSFADLLDRGPDAEMFDRLRAAESIGRPLGDEAFLDRIEAITGRSLRRGKPGPKPKGDEA, encoded by the coding sequence ATGGCTCGTCTGGCTCGCGTCGTCATTCCCGGTCTCCCCCACCACGTCACCCAGCGCGGCAACGGGCGCCAGCGCACCTTCTTCGGCGAGGAGGACTATCAGTTCTACCTGGCGTGCCTGGCCGCGGGCTGCCGGGCGGCGGAGGTTGAGGTCTGGGGTTGGTGCCTGATGCCGAGCCATGTGCATCTCATCCTGGTGCCTTCCGATGCCGACGGGCTGCGCCGGGCCCTGGCGCCGGCGCATCGGCGCTATGCCGGCACTATCCATGCCCGCCGCAAGCGCACGGGCCATTTCTGGCAGGGGCGCTATGGCGCCGTGGCGATGGACGAGGACTATCTGGCGGCGGCGCTGCGCTATGTCGCGCTGAACCCGGTGCGGGCCCGGCTGGTGCGGGCGGCGCAGGACTGGCGCTGGTCGAGCACGCAGGCGCATCTCACCGGCACCGACGACGGCCTCACCGCGCTGGAGCCGGTGCGCCGCCGCTTCGGCAGCTTCGCCGATCTCCTCGACCGCGGGCCGGATGCCGAGATGTTCGACCGGCTGCGGGCCGCCGAGAGCATCGGCCGGCCGCTCGGCGACGAGGCCTTCCTGGACAGGATCGAGGCGATCACCGGCCGCAGCCTGCGGCGCGGCAAGCCGGGGCCGAAGCCGAAGGGCGACGAGGCGTAG